Proteins encoded by one window of Shewanella avicenniae:
- the pyrD gene encoding quinone-dependent dihydroorotate dehydrogenase: MFYELAQKVMFQMDPELAHNLAMKGLRATGNNPLNCFYGQKIPPAPVTFMGVTFPNPVGLAAGMDKDGECIDAFCAMGFGHVEVGTVTPRPQPGNDKPRLFRIKPAKAIINRMGFNNKGVDNLVKNLIAKKSNAVVGVNIGKNKDTPVEQGKEDYLICMDKVYPYADYIAVNISSPNTPGLRSMQYGELLEDLLRSLKIRQKELAEKYNKYVPVALKIAPDLTEEEIEKIADALIQNEFDGVIATNTTLTRDGVSGLANSNETGGLSGKPLQELSTKVIKHLAKCLKGQVPILGGGGINSAEDALAKLDAGAQMVQIYSGFIYQGPKLIKEIVDAYRSKR, encoded by the coding sequence ATGTTTTACGAACTCGCACAAAAGGTCATGTTTCAGATGGACCCGGAGCTTGCGCACAACCTCGCCATGAAGGGGTTACGAGCGACAGGCAACAATCCACTAAACTGCTTTTATGGTCAAAAAATTCCGCCGGCACCGGTGACATTTATGGGCGTAACATTCCCTAATCCGGTAGGGCTTGCAGCTGGAATGGATAAAGACGGCGAGTGTATTGATGCGTTTTGCGCAATGGGTTTTGGCCATGTTGAAGTGGGTACAGTGACCCCACGTCCACAGCCAGGAAACGACAAGCCACGTCTGTTCCGTATTAAGCCTGCCAAAGCGATTATTAATCGCATGGGCTTTAATAATAAGGGCGTTGATAATCTGGTTAAAAACCTGATTGCGAAAAAATCAAACGCAGTGGTCGGTGTTAATATCGGTAAGAATAAAGACACCCCAGTTGAACAAGGTAAAGAAGATTATTTAATCTGTATGGATAAAGTTTATCCATATGCAGATTATATTGCGGTGAATATTTCATCACCTAACACACCAGGATTGCGCAGCATGCAGTACGGTGAGTTGCTTGAAGATTTATTGCGCAGCTTAAAAATTCGTCAAAAAGAATTGGCGGAAAAATATAATAAATATGTTCCAGTCGCACTAAAAATTGCTCCAGACTTAACTGAAGAAGAAATTGAAAAAATTGCCGATGCGCTGATTCAAAATGAATTTGATGGTGTTATCGCAACCAATACCACCTTGACTCGTGACGGTGTGAGTGGCCTTGCCAACTCAAATGAAACTGGCGGTCTAAGCGGTAAGCCACTGCAAGAGCTGTCGACCAAAGTGATTAAACATTTAGCCAAGTGCCTTAAAGGCCAAGTGCCAATTCTGGGTGGTGGCGGTATCAACAGCGCAGAAGATGCGTTAGCTAAACTCGATGCTGGTGCGCAGATGGTACAAATTTATTCTGGCTTTATTTACCAAGGGCCAAAATTAATTAAAGAGATTGTTGACGCTTATCGATCTAAAAGATAG
- a CDS encoding NAD-glutamate dehydrogenase, which produces MALNSSTPSVLLENVVSLIHNKIAPEHATQVEQFAACLYSQMSRDDLLARNDSDLYGAILSLWNALDSTAIGQTHMRVFNPSQSKHGWQSTHTIIEVVQPDMPFLVDSLSMALSRLGVTAHMMLHTPLAIDRNGDRIERVATMKSANDQSDKIAVFLIEIDRLSSDDDITQIEKELETTLADVAAAVNDWLPMMDKMASIAKDLPNQPFPGAKQEMDEAISFIEYLSDHHFTLLGYRFYELRRVEGDVELVPDMESSLGLMKKPSKDKHEHGLRLSSFSDSARRQALDSKLLVLTKSSSRSRVHRPAYVDYVGIKRFDDKGNVIGEDRFVGLYTSNLYNRSPRAIPMLAEKVQRVMDMSELTPRSHDFKTLLNILENLPRDEIIQASVEELYQMAHGVLQMQDRDKLKLFVRKDGYGRFISCLVYVSKDRYNTRLRQDSQRILAQSFNATEEVEFTTYFSESSLCRTHYRVKVDNNNNMDVDVAQIEQNLIEAARSWNDKLSAALHSAAGEEEATTYFKRYATAFPQSYKDDVLPPSAVVDIQQLEALNDNHRLGMLFYQPQESAKGSNQVRLKLFHKDEPIHLSDVLPMLENFGLRVINERPYEVITSDGATYWILDFLMTVQHAVSDEIVDSQDRFQTALSMVWDKKLEDDGFNRLVLATNLTGREVSVLRAYAKYMRQIDATFSQAYIEETFARYPQIADTLVKMFVRKFNPKLKTRTVAKFVEQITMRLEDVASLDDDRIIRRYLDLINATLRTNFYQNDAAGEAKSYVSFKFAPDQIPEMPKPLPKYEIFVYSPRVEGVHLRGGRVARGGLRWSDRREDFRTEVLGLVKAQQVKNTVIVPVGAKGGFVCKQMPKQGSREAVFQEGQECYRLFIRGLLDITDNIVNKEIVPPVDVVRHDEDDPYLVVAADKGTATFSDLANSIAIEYGFWLGDAFASGGSNGYDHKKMGITARGAWESVKRHFREVGIDCQTTEFTCVGIGDMAGDVFGNGMLLSEHTLLQAAFNHMHIFIDPTPDAAASFAERQRMFELPRSSWEDYNKKLISKGGGIFLRSAKSITLTPEIKKMIGTSKASMNPTELIHELLKMPVDLLWNGGIGTYVKSSHETNAEVGDRANDALRVNGNQLNAKIIGEGGNLGCTQLGRIEYCANGGRMNTDFVDNVGGVDCSDNEVNIKILLNSLVAEGEMTVKQRNKLLEEMTHEVADIVIQDCKDQTRTISVTQAHAAGQLKEHIRFIQYLEKEGKLDRALEFLPSDDELNERLASNRGLTRPELSVLVAYAKMVLKEQLVTPTVTDDPWLSQLLVDYFPQKLQQRFADKMSAHPLRGEIIATSLANQIVNEAGLNFIQRMQDETGASVAEAAVCYSMAREIFGFGDITSAISRLGSDVPAVVQSEMLHQLRRNMRRVCRWLLRNRNRVLNIEETANFYKPVFENLRDNIHHYLVEEEWHGIAVDISALEREGVPRDLAGLVAKMSTLFCSLDIAQIAEVEQKPVNLVAETYYQLGAKVELHWFLEQITAQKASNHWQALARAAFREELDWQQRSLTSVVLHNCEAVCDSAAVITQWLENNQSLLERWFSMLADFKTSGENEFAKFSVALRELNLLILHCEGQG; this is translated from the coding sequence ATGGCTTTGAACAGCTCAACGCCCTCCGTGTTGCTGGAAAATGTTGTTAGCCTCATCCATAACAAAATCGCGCCAGAACATGCGACGCAAGTTGAACAATTTGCCGCATGTTTATACTCGCAAATGTCCAGGGATGATCTTCTTGCTCGCAATGACAGCGACCTTTACGGCGCCATTCTCAGTCTTTGGAATGCGCTGGATAGTACCGCCATCGGCCAAACTCACATGCGGGTGTTCAACCCAAGTCAATCTAAGCATGGCTGGCAATCAACCCACACCATTATTGAAGTTGTGCAACCGGATATGCCGTTTTTGGTCGATTCGCTCAGCATGGCATTAAGTCGGTTAGGGGTCACTGCCCACATGATGCTGCATACGCCACTGGCTATTGACCGCAACGGTGATCGTATTGAACGCGTTGCCACCATGAAAAGCGCCAATGACCAAAGCGACAAAATTGCGGTATTTTTGATTGAGATTGACCGCTTAAGTAGTGACGACGATATAACTCAGATTGAAAAAGAGCTCGAAACTACCCTCGCAGATGTCGCAGCCGCAGTAAATGATTGGCTGCCGATGATGGACAAAATGGCGAGTATCGCTAAAGACCTTCCTAACCAACCTTTCCCTGGCGCCAAACAAGAGATGGACGAAGCGATAAGCTTTATCGAATATCTCAGCGACCATCATTTCACCCTGTTGGGCTATCGTTTTTATGAATTGCGCCGTGTTGAGGGTGACGTTGAGTTAGTGCCTGACATGGAAAGCAGCTTGGGCTTGATGAAAAAGCCAAGCAAAGATAAGCATGAACATGGTTTGCGCTTATCCAGTTTCTCTGATTCCGCCCGTCGCCAAGCGTTAGACAGCAAATTGTTAGTGCTGACCAAGAGCAGCTCTCGCAGTCGTGTGCATCGCCCCGCTTATGTTGATTACGTGGGTATCAAGCGTTTTGACGACAAAGGCAACGTGATTGGTGAAGATCGTTTCGTCGGCTTGTACACCTCAAACCTGTATAACCGCAGCCCCCGCGCGATCCCAATGCTCGCTGAAAAAGTTCAACGTGTGATGGACATGTCTGAGCTGACCCCACGTTCTCATGATTTCAAAACCTTGCTGAATATTCTTGAGAACTTGCCGCGTGATGAGATCATTCAAGCGTCAGTAGAAGAGCTGTACCAAATGGCGCACGGCGTGTTGCAGATGCAAGATCGTGACAAGCTGAAGCTATTTGTACGCAAAGACGGCTATGGCCGCTTTATTTCTTGTTTGGTGTATGTTTCTAAAGACCGCTATAACACCCGCTTACGTCAAGATTCACAACGTATTCTGGCGCAAAGTTTTAACGCGACTGAAGAAGTGGAATTTACCACCTATTTTTCTGAATCTTCACTCTGTCGTACCCATTACCGGGTCAAGGTAGACAACAACAATAATATGGACGTCGATGTGGCACAGATTGAACAAAATTTGATTGAAGCAGCACGCTCGTGGAACGACAAACTCTCCGCCGCCCTGCACAGTGCAGCAGGTGAAGAGGAAGCCACCACCTATTTCAAACGTTATGCAACGGCGTTCCCACAAAGCTATAAAGATGACGTATTGCCGCCATCGGCCGTGGTCGATATTCAACAACTTGAAGCACTGAACGACAATCATCGTTTGGGCATGTTGTTCTATCAACCACAAGAATCTGCTAAAGGCAGCAACCAAGTTCGCTTGAAGTTGTTCCACAAAGATGAGCCGATCCATCTGTCAGATGTGTTGCCAATGTTGGAAAACTTTGGCCTGCGGGTGATTAACGAACGTCCTTATGAAGTGATTACCTCAGACGGCGCAACCTACTGGATTTTGGACTTCTTAATGACAGTGCAACATGCAGTGTCAGATGAGATTGTCGATAGCCAAGACCGCTTCCAAACCGCGCTGTCAATGGTGTGGGATAAGAAGCTCGAAGATGACGGCTTTAACCGCCTCGTGTTGGCCACTAACCTGACCGGTCGTGAAGTGTCAGTACTGCGTGCTTACGCTAAGTACATGCGCCAGATTGACGCGACTTTCAGCCAAGCCTATATCGAAGAAACCTTCGCGCGTTATCCGCAAATCGCCGATACGCTAGTGAAGATGTTCGTGCGTAAGTTCAATCCTAAGTTGAAAACTCGCACGGTGGCAAAGTTTGTTGAACAGATCACCATGCGCCTAGAAGACGTGGCGAGCTTGGATGATGACCGTATCATTCGCCGCTATTTGGATCTGATTAACGCCACACTGCGGACTAACTTCTATCAGAACGATGCGGCTGGCGAAGCGAAGAGCTATGTATCCTTCAAGTTCGCACCTGACCAAATTCCAGAGATGCCAAAACCGCTGCCGAAGTACGAAATCTTCGTTTACAGCCCACGAGTTGAAGGTGTGCATCTGCGTGGTGGTCGTGTGGCTCGCGGTGGTTTGCGTTGGTCAGATCGTCGTGAAGACTTCCGTACCGAAGTGCTTGGGTTGGTAAAAGCACAGCAAGTGAAGAACACAGTTATTGTGCCGGTGGGCGCAAAAGGTGGCTTTGTTTGTAAACAGATGCCGAAGCAGGGCAGCCGTGAAGCGGTATTCCAAGAAGGACAAGAATGTTATCGCTTGTTTATTCGAGGACTGCTGGATATCACCGACAATATTGTCAATAAAGAGATCGTGCCACCGGTTGATGTCGTACGTCACGATGAAGATGATCCTTATCTGGTGGTGGCCGCAGACAAAGGTACTGCAACCTTCTCTGACTTGGCCAACAGCATTGCCATTGAATATGGTTTCTGGTTAGGCGATGCGTTTGCTTCTGGCGGTTCTAACGGTTACGACCATAAGAAAATGGGTATCACTGCCCGTGGTGCATGGGAATCAGTGAAACGTCACTTCCGCGAAGTGGGTATCGACTGTCAAACCACCGAATTTACCTGTGTGGGTATCGGTGATATGGCTGGTGACGTGTTTGGTAACGGAATGCTGCTGTCTGAGCACACCCTGTTGCAAGCGGCTTTCAACCACATGCACATCTTTATCGACCCAACGCCGGATGCCGCCGCAAGTTTTGCTGAACGTCAACGCATGTTTGAACTGCCGCGCTCTAGTTGGGAAGACTACAACAAGAAGTTGATCTCCAAAGGCGGTGGTATCTTCTTGCGTAGTGCTAAGTCCATCACCTTGACTCCTGAAATCAAGAAGATGATTGGCACCAGCAAAGCGTCAATGAACCCTACAGAGTTGATCCACGAACTGCTGAAAATGCCTGTCGATCTGTTGTGGAACGGTGGTATCGGTACTTACGTTAAGTCTAGCCATGAAACCAACGCAGAAGTGGGCGACCGTGCCAACGATGCGCTGCGGGTAAACGGCAATCAGTTGAATGCCAAAATCATCGGTGAAGGTGGTAACTTAGGCTGTACTCAACTAGGTCGTATCGAATATTGCGCCAACGGTGGCCGCATGAACACCGACTTCGTTGATAACGTGGGTGGTGTGGACTGCTCAGACAATGAAGTTAACATCAAGATTTTGCTGAATAGCCTCGTGGCTGAAGGCGAAATGACGGTGAAACAGCGTAACAAACTGCTGGAAGAGATGACCCACGAAGTGGCCGACATCGTGATCCAAGATTGTAAGGATCAAACTCGTACCATTTCGGTAACACAAGCCCATGCTGCCGGTCAGCTCAAAGAGCATATCCGCTTTATCCAATATTTGGAGAAAGAGGGCAAACTCGACCGCGCGCTGGAATTCTTGCCATCTGACGACGAGTTGAACGAACGTCTGGCGAGTAATCGTGGCTTGACTCGCCCTGAGCTGTCGGTGTTGGTGGCATACGCCAAGATGGTGTTGAAAGAACAGTTGGTAACCCCAACCGTGACCGACGATCCTTGGCTGAGCCAGTTACTGGTGGATTACTTCCCACAAAAACTGCAACAACGCTTTGCCGACAAGATGTCAGCGCACCCACTGCGTGGTGAAATTATTGCCACCTCGCTGGCGAACCAGATTGTTAACGAGGCCGGACTTAACTTCATCCAACGTATGCAGGATGAGACTGGTGCCTCAGTTGCAGAAGCCGCTGTATGTTACTCTATGGCAAGAGAAATATTTGGGTTTGGTGATATAACCTCTGCCATTTCTCGCTTGGGTAGTGATGTACCTGCCGTGGTACAGAGTGAAATGTTGCATCAGCTGCGTCGTAATATGCGCCGCGTCTGCCGTTGGTTGCTGCGTAATCGCAATCGTGTACTGAACATTGAAGAAACTGCAAACTTCTACAAACCAGTATTCGAAAACCTGCGTGACAATATTCACCATTACTTAGTTGAAGAAGAATGGCATGGCATCGCTGTTGATATTAGCGCGCTGGAGCGTGAAGGTGTGCCACGTGACTTGGCTGGTTTAGTAGCCAAAATGAGCACACTGTTCTGTAGCTTGGATATCGCGCAAATCGCAGAAGTAGAGCAAAAACCAGTAAATTTGGTAGCCGAAACTTATTACCAACTCGGCGCCAAAGTGGAATTGCATTGGTTCCTAGAACAGATTACTGCTCAAAAAGCATCGAACCATTGGCAAGCCTTGGCACGCGCTGCATTCCGCGAAGAGCTAGATTGGCAGCAACGTTCTCTGACCTCAGTGGTACTGCACAATTGTGAGGCAGTGTGTGACTCCGCAGCAGTCATCACGCAATGGCTAGAGAACAACCAAAGCTTGTTAGAGCGTTGGTTCAGTATGCTGGCGGACTTTAAAACTTCTGGTGAAAATGAATTCGCCAAGTTCTCGGTCGCGCTAAGAGAGTTAAATCTGCTCATTTTGCACTGTGAAGGGCAAGGATAA
- a CDS encoding DUF2835 family protein encodes MREFVFRLDLSFDGFKPYYQGTAENVQVTDVNGVVLRIHGRHFRQYLTAEGIHGLFRLVIEDNGHFKSLQLL; translated from the coding sequence ATGCGTGAGTTTGTATTTCGGCTTGATCTGAGTTTTGATGGGTTCAAGCCTTATTACCAAGGTACCGCTGAAAATGTGCAGGTGACCGATGTTAATGGCGTGGTGTTACGCATTCATGGGCGTCACTTTCGCCAATACCTCACTGCTGAAGGGATTCATGGGCTGTTTCGGTTGGTGATTGAAGACAACGGCCACTTCAAATCGCTGCAGCTGTTGTAA
- the pepN gene encoding aminopeptidase N: MSENQVSSTATTQPTAKRLADYLPPDYLVPELALSFRLQPEATRVTAVSKITRNGEHSRPLVLDGEQQTIQQVLVNGNDVAFEQAEGKLVINNVPSEFELTVVTAISPAANSSLEGLYMSDGAYCTQCEAEGFRRITFFPDRPDVLTCYQVRIEAPKEFPFLLSNGNKVEEGSLADGWHYACWQDPFPKPCYLFALVAGDFDLLEDSFTTKTQRDVKLQVFVDKGNLNKAHHAMASLKKAMAWDESRFDLEYDLDIYMIVAVDFFNMGAMENKGLNVFNTKYVLADEQTATDDDFHGIESVIGHEYFHNWTGNRVTCRDWFQLSLKEGLTVFRDQEFSSDVGSRAVNRIHAIKVMKNHQFAEDAGPMSHPIRPEEVIEMNNFYTVTVYDKGAEVIRMMHTLLGEQGFQAGMKLYFERHDGQAVTCDDFVQAMQDASGKDLTQFRRWYSQAGTPELTVSDSFDAAKGIYRLDVKQLTPQRANEAAKLPVHIPFSVELLDTEGNSLVNQLLEVTEAEQSFEFSVAGVPVPSLLQDFSAPVKLHYQYSTAQLLVLMGFASSEVARWEASVSLFSQAVWQNVVRLQQHQPMSLDSSVIDAFRAVLLHESQDHALSAEMLKFPTANSLIEQLDSVDLDALFSARDFVMDTIADGCEDELLARYRDLTSQDNPASRSFKNAILLLLARSADGNEALIQAQFDSAVGMTDSLAALSAAVAGDASCRDELLQQFGTQWQDTPLVMDKWFMLQASVSDDDVINRLTALQQHPAFSFNNPNRVRSLLGAFASVNLPQFHRADGSGYQFLTDVIKKLNSLNPQVAARIMTPLIQFGKFDAQRQALIKGCLQQLIDLPELSRDVYEKASKALAV, from the coding sequence ATGTCAGAAAATCAGGTTTCGTCTACCGCCACAACTCAACCAACCGCAAAGCGTTTGGCTGATTATTTGCCACCAGATTATTTGGTGCCTGAATTGGCGTTGAGTTTTCGTCTGCAACCTGAAGCTACCCGCGTAACCGCTGTCAGCAAAATCACACGTAATGGCGAACACAGCCGCCCGCTGGTGTTGGATGGCGAGCAGCAAACAATTCAGCAAGTGCTGGTCAATGGAAACGATGTTGCATTTGAGCAAGCAGAAGGCAAGTTGGTTATCAACAATGTGCCCAGTGAATTTGAATTGACTGTGGTGACTGCGATTAGCCCGGCCGCTAACTCAAGTCTCGAAGGTTTATATATGTCCGATGGTGCCTATTGCACCCAATGTGAGGCGGAAGGTTTCCGTCGTATTACCTTCTTCCCCGATCGCCCTGACGTATTAACCTGCTATCAAGTCCGTATTGAAGCGCCCAAAGAATTTCCATTCCTGCTGAGTAATGGTAACAAAGTGGAAGAGGGCAGCTTGGCCGATGGTTGGCATTATGCCTGTTGGCAAGATCCGTTCCCAAAACCGTGTTACCTGTTTGCGCTGGTGGCGGGTGATTTTGATCTGCTTGAAGACAGTTTTACAACCAAGACCCAACGCGACGTTAAGCTGCAAGTCTTTGTCGATAAAGGCAACTTGAATAAAGCTCATCATGCGATGGCATCGCTTAAAAAAGCGATGGCGTGGGATGAAAGTCGCTTTGATTTGGAATACGACCTCGATATCTACATGATTGTTGCGGTTGATTTCTTCAACATGGGTGCGATGGAGAACAAAGGTCTTAACGTATTTAACACCAAATACGTGTTGGCGGATGAACAAACGGCGACCGATGATGATTTTCACGGTATTGAATCTGTGATTGGTCACGAATACTTTCATAACTGGACCGGTAACCGCGTCACCTGTCGTGATTGGTTCCAACTCAGTTTGAAAGAAGGGCTGACCGTTTTCCGTGACCAAGAATTTAGCTCAGATGTTGGCTCTCGAGCGGTGAATCGAATCCACGCCATTAAGGTGATGAAAAATCATCAGTTTGCTGAAGATGCAGGCCCAATGTCACACCCAATTCGTCCAGAAGAAGTTATTGAAATGAATAACTTCTACACAGTGACTGTGTACGACAAGGGCGCGGAAGTGATCCGCATGATGCATACCTTGCTGGGTGAGCAGGGCTTCCAAGCCGGCATGAAACTCTATTTTGAGCGTCACGATGGCCAAGCCGTAACTTGCGATGATTTCGTGCAAGCGATGCAAGATGCCAGCGGTAAAGATTTAACCCAATTCCGCCGTTGGTATAGCCAAGCGGGTACGCCAGAGCTAACCGTTAGTGATAGTTTTGATGCGGCTAAAGGTATCTATCGCCTTGATGTTAAACAGCTGACTCCGCAACGCGCCAATGAAGCCGCTAAATTGCCGGTGCATATTCCTTTCAGTGTTGAATTACTCGATACCGAAGGCAACAGCCTGGTAAACCAACTGTTAGAAGTGACCGAAGCAGAACAGAGTTTTGAGTTTTCCGTCGCCGGTGTGCCAGTGCCCTCATTGCTTCAAGATTTTTCCGCGCCTGTAAAACTGCATTATCAATATTCAACGGCGCAACTGTTGGTGTTGATGGGCTTTGCCAGCAGTGAAGTGGCGCGTTGGGAAGCCTCAGTCTCGCTGTTCAGCCAAGCCGTTTGGCAAAACGTGGTACGTTTGCAGCAGCATCAGCCCATGAGTTTGGATTCGAGCGTCATCGACGCATTCCGTGCTGTACTGCTGCATGAAAGCCAAGACCATGCATTGTCAGCTGAAATGCTCAAGTTTCCAACGGCCAATTCGCTGATTGAACAGTTGGATAGTGTTGATTTGGATGCCCTGTTCAGCGCCCGTGATTTTGTGATGGATACCATCGCTGACGGTTGTGAAGATGAGCTATTGGCGCGTTATCGTGACCTCACAAGCCAAGATAATCCCGCCAGCCGTAGCTTTAAAAATGCCATTTTGCTGCTGTTAGCCCGTAGTGCCGATGGTAATGAAGCGCTGATCCAAGCCCAGTTTGATAGTGCAGTCGGTATGACTGACTCATTAGCTGCACTTTCAGCGGCAGTGGCGGGTGACGCCAGTTGTCGCGATGAATTGCTGCAGCAGTTCGGCACGCAGTGGCAAGATACACCATTGGTGATGGATAAATGGTTTATGTTACAAGCGTCAGTGAGTGATGATGATGTGATTAATCGTCTTACCGCGTTGCAACAACATCCTGCATTTAGCTTTAACAATCCAAACCGCGTGCGTTCATTGCTGGGGGCGTTTGCCAGTGTGAATTTACCGCAGTTCCATCGTGCCGATGGTAGCGGCTATCAATTCCTCACCGATGTGATTAAAAAGCTCAACAGCCTGAACCCTCAGGTTGCGGCGCGAATTATGACACCGCTGATCCAGTTCGGTAAGTTTGATGCACAACGTCAAGCGCTGATTAAAGGTTGCCTGCAGCAACTGATTGATCTGCCAGAGTTGTCACGTGATGTGTATGAAAAGGCCAGCAAGGCGTTGGCGGTATAA
- the prc gene encoding carboxy terminal-processing peptidase, with protein sequence MQKIIIAASMASMLLGSQAFAISPTIPVSELPELHQEPQHQVTSKRVAGLFTRSHYHRIALDDEFSKAIFERFLEQLDYRKNVLLQSDVDQLTAKYATQFDDMIKSGELAPAYDMFQLVQQKSYERFAHALTLLDSEMKFDVAGDKYVYDRKDAAWPKNEAELDELWRERVKYDALSLKLTGKSWPEIVDVLQKRYNNAIKRMKQTNSEDVFQGVMNAFARSIEPHTSYLSPRNAERFEMDMNLSLEGIGAVLQMEDDYTVIKSLVAGGPAATSGKLEPDDKIVGVGQDNGDVVDVIGWRLDDVVDLIKGPKGSKVTLQVLPKKGGNTAKTFSVTVTRDKIRLEDRAASSKVIEPKTGPYANRKVGVIDVPGFYMNLSNDVAKEIEKLKADNIEGLVIDLRGNGGGALTEATLMTGLFIDQGPVVQIRDASGRISENRDNDGKVYYDGPLTLLVDRYSASASEIFAAALQDYGRALIVGESTFGKGTVQQHKSLGRIYDMYDKPIGHVQYTIAKFYRINGGSTQRKGVTPDILFPTALAAGEYGEAEQDNALPWDQVPPAEYLPLNEVSKAEIQQLDSAHKQRIAKNVEFDYVQQDIKTFRTRHDEKSVSLVESERLKERDDEDATALLRLNERRVKHGLKPLATLDEEDGVSKEEQEIAKPDVFLDEAAFITLDMVDYDKNAKHSS encoded by the coding sequence ATGCAAAAGATTATTATAGCTGCGTCAATGGCCAGTATGTTGTTAGGTTCTCAGGCGTTTGCTATATCACCGACAATCCCGGTCAGTGAGTTACCAGAATTACACCAAGAACCTCAACATCAGGTCACCAGTAAGCGTGTTGCGGGACTTTTCACCCGCTCACACTATCACCGTATTGCCTTAGATGATGAGTTTTCTAAAGCTATCTTCGAACGCTTTTTAGAACAGTTGGACTACCGTAAAAATGTTCTGTTACAAAGCGACGTTGATCAGCTGACGGCAAAATACGCCACGCAATTTGATGACATGATCAAAAGTGGCGAGTTAGCCCCAGCCTATGACATGTTTCAACTGGTTCAGCAAAAAAGCTATGAACGCTTTGCTCATGCTTTGACCTTGCTTGATAGCGAGATGAAGTTTGATGTCGCAGGCGACAAATACGTATATGACCGCAAAGATGCGGCTTGGCCAAAAAACGAAGCCGAGTTGGATGAGTTGTGGCGCGAACGCGTTAAATACGACGCACTGAGTTTGAAACTGACCGGCAAAAGCTGGCCAGAAATCGTTGATGTACTGCAAAAGCGCTACAACAACGCTATCAAGCGCATGAAGCAAACTAACAGCGAAGATGTGTTCCAAGGCGTCATGAACGCGTTTGCTCGTAGCATTGAACCGCACACCAGCTATCTCTCTCCGCGTAACGCAGAACGTTTTGAAATGGACATGAACCTCAGCCTCGAGGGGATTGGTGCCGTGTTACAAATGGAAGACGACTACACCGTCATCAAAAGTTTGGTCGCCGGTGGCCCTGCTGCAACCAGCGGTAAACTTGAGCCAGACGATAAAATTGTCGGTGTGGGTCAAGACAATGGCGATGTGGTTGATGTGATCGGCTGGCGTTTAGACGACGTGGTGGATCTCATCAAAGGGCCAAAGGGCAGTAAAGTAACCCTGCAAGTCTTGCCGAAAAAAGGCGGCAATACCGCCAAAACCTTCTCCGTCACCGTAACTCGCGACAAAATCCGCCTTGAAGACCGCGCGGCGTCTTCCAAAGTGATTGAGCCAAAAACTGGCCCTTATGCCAATCGCAAAGTCGGCGTGATTGATGTGCCTGGGTTCTACATGAACCTGTCGAACGATGTTGCAAAAGAGATTGAAAAGCTTAAAGCGGACAACATCGAAGGTTTGGTCATTGATTTGCGTGGTAACGGCGGTGGCGCGTTAACGGAAGCAACTTTAATGACTGGCCTGTTTATCGATCAAGGCCCAGTGGTGCAGATCCGTGATGCCAGCGGTCGTATCAGCGAAAATCGCGATAACGACGGTAAGGTCTACTACGATGGTCCTTTGACCCTGTTAGTTGATCGCTACTCAGCATCAGCATCAGAAATTTTTGCTGCAGCACTGCAAGATTATGGCCGTGCGTTGATTGTGGGAGAATCCACATTTGGTAAAGGCACTGTGCAACAACATAAGAGCCTTGGTCGTATTTACGATATGTACGATAAGCCTATCGGCCACGTGCAATACACCATTGCTAAGTTCTATCGCATTAACGGTGGTAGTACTCAGCGTAAAGGTGTGACCCCAGACATTCTATTCCCAACAGCACTGGCTGCGGGTGAGTATGGTGAAGCGGAGCAAGATAATGCACTGCCGTGGGATCAAGTGCCGCCAGCAGAATATCTGCCGCTGAATGAAGTATCTAAAGCTGAAATTCAACAGCTTGATAGCGCGCATAAGCAACGCATCGCCAAGAATGTTGAATTTGATTATGTGCAGCAAGATATTAAAACCTTCCGTACTCGCCACGATGAAAAGAGTGTATCGCTGGTGGAAAGTGAACGTTTGAAAGAACGTGATGACGAAGATGCAACTGCGTTACTGCGCTTGAATGAACGCCGTGTGAAACATGGTCTCAAGCCACTCGCAACACTGGATGAAGAAGACGGGGTGAGCAAAGAAGAGCAAGAGATTGCCAAACCTGACGTGTTCTTAGATGAAGCCGCATTCATCACGCTCGATATGGTCGATTACGACAAAAATGCTAAACACAGTAGCTAA